Proteins from one Candida orthopsilosis Co 90-125, chromosome 2 draft sequence genomic window:
- a CDS encoding Orc1 origin recognition complex large subunit has translation MALEYKGWELVFSSEIEDKPNSSSQSSHPRRTNRRTKSGSARASSDSLILRRKADQFQVKTGDTIFVTAEGGSNIALIKDIRFGINDFVEIFVIWFSQRDEIKAIPENIKIIDREVLLIPYQDEIELEQIGEHVQVLSEMDYEKRDKSQHEGKQIFMCRRATNEQGKFSEIFDYNELMQQFIENTDHFQDTLKKIVFNPGSLKKQEKESQQGIGGRGRARGKPKVSEKNEEQTKTHAPAKATVEESESSTSSSGGESGSEDYEDSEDEKVSSRNRKRRRVITPSPRKQKVASSLTPNKSSSPTKLTRSVDSEIESIYSVVTPRKKIRVMQDQSRLPSFTSPSKRPPEGTLDPTSEAFREVKEKLHTSQRLNALPGREDEFSMIYASLESAINEGTGCCIYVSGVPGMGKTATIKDVIQQMTNLTEEGYVKPFNFLEINGLKLLSPTVAYSMLWEYITGGDRVVDSNAAILLEEYFMRRDDKRKPLVVMMDELDQIAQKKQNVMYNFFNWPTYATSKLIVIAVANTMDLPERVLANKISSRMGLRRIQFKGYTYQQLGAIIQHRLDMLTKTSRHKVEISADAIGFASRKVASVSGDARRALTICRRAVELAERQYLENNDPKGDACQVLISHISQAIGESVNSPLAKYLNTLPFAAKLFLAALLRRTRRSGFAENSVGDIIDEMKNSMAMFTTSNPFVTDSSMFDLLYTDKIGDKVQVNIRVHNFEFVLNSLVEAGIITQQNFSSERRRMVLLNISEEEVVSVLKKDHEVLQFL, from the coding sequence ATGGCACTCGAATATAAAGGATGGGAGCTCGTCTTTAGCTCTGAAATAGAAGATAAACCCAATTCATCTTCTCAAAGTTCACATCCAAGGAGAACCAATCGCAGGACCAAATCGGGCTCAGCACGAGCATCATCAGATAGTCTCATTTTAAGACGTAAAGCTGATCAATTCCAAGTGAAAACGGGAGACACAATTTTTGTCACCGCTGAGGGCGGGTCCAACATTGCATTGATTAAAGATATACGATTTGGCATCAACgactttgttgaaatatttgTCATCTGGTTTAGTCAACGAGATGAAATTAAGGCTATTCCTGAAAATattaaaatcattgatagGGAGGTATTGCTTATTCCTTACCAggatgaaattgaactcGAACAGATAGGCGAACATGTTCAGGTTTTATCAGAAATGGATTATGAAAAACGTGATAAATCTCAACATGAGGGGAAACAGATATTCATGTGCCGTAGGGCAACAAACGAGCAGGGAAAGTTTTCCGAGATATTCGATTACAATGAACTTatgcaacaatttattgaaaatacgGACCATTTTCAGGATACGTTAAAGAAGATTGTATTCAATCCAGGCCTGCTAAAGAAACAAGAGAAGGAAAGTCAACAGGGGATAGGAGGGAGAGGAAGGGCAAGGGGAAAGCCGAAGGTTTctgaaaagaatgaagaaCAAACCAAGACGCATGCGCCTGCAAAAGCTACTGTTGAAGAATCTGAAAGTTCAACATCTTCACTGGGTGGTGAAAGCGGTAGTGAGGACTATGAAGATTCCGAAGATGAAAAAGTCTCTTCTAGAAATCGAAAGCGCAGAAGAGTCATCACTCCGTCAccaagaaaacaaaaagttgCATCTTCATTGACCCCAAATAAATCACTGTCACCTACAAAATTGACCCGTTCTGTCGATTCGGAAATTGAAAGTATCTACTCAGTGGTTACGCCTCGTAAAAAAATCAGAGTCATGCAAGACCAAAGCCGGCTACCCTCATTTACATCACCTTCCAAAAGGCCACCCGAAGGTACACTTGACCCAACTTCTGAAGCTTTTAGAGAGGTTAAGGAAAAGCTACATACGTCTCAACGCTTGAATGCACTTCCTGGTAGAGAGGATGAGTTTCTGATGATTTACGCCAGTTTGGAAAGTGCGATAAATGAAGGAACGGGCTGTTGCATATACGTCAGTGGTGTTCCTGGAATGGGGAAAACAGCCACCATAAAAGATgtcattcaacaaatgacTAACTTAACCGAAGAAGGCTATGTAAAACCGTTCAACTTTTTAGAAATCAATGGTTTGAAATTGCTTTCACCAACAGTCGCATATAGTATGTTATGGGAGTATATAACTGGTGGAGATCGAGTGGTTGACTCCAACGCAGCCATTTTATTAGAAGAATATTTTATGAGAAGGGACGATAAGAGAAAACCTTTGGTGGTTATGATGGACGAATTGGACCAGATAGCTCAAAAGAAGCAGAATGTCATgtacaattttttcaattggcCTACGTACGCTACTTCGAAACTTATCGTTATAGCTGTTGCAAACACTATGGATTTGCCAGAGAGGGTACTTGCTAATAAAATATCATCGAGAATGGGTCTCCGAAGAATTCAGTTCAAGGGGTATACATATCAGCAATTGGGCGCAATAATTCAGCACAGACTAGACATGTTGACAAAAACCAGTCGACATAAGGTGGAGATCAGTGCTGACGCCATTGGATTTGCATCACGAAAAGTAGCTAGTGTTAGTGGTGATGCTAGGCGTGCTTTAACAATCTGTCGTAGAGCAGTTGAGCTTGCTGAGAGACAATATTTGGAGAACAATGACCCAAAGGGGGACGCATGCCAAGTATTGATTTCTCACATATCTCAAGCAATCGGTGAGAGTGTCAACTCGCCACTAGCAAAATACTTAAACACCTTACCATTTGCAGCTAAACTTTTCCTTGCAGCACTATTAAGAAGAACAAGGCGAAGTGGTTTTGCAGAAAATTCAGTGGGCGATATCATCGACGAGATGAAGAACTCGATGGCCATGTTTACAACTTCCAATCCGTTCGTGACAGATTCATCgatgtttgatttgttgtataCGGATAAAATTGGCGATAAAGTACAAGTTAATATTAGAGTtcacaattttgaatttgtctTGAACTCCTTGGTGGAAGCAGGAATAATTACCCAACAAAATTTCTCAAGTGAAAGAAGGAGAATGGTGTTATTGAACATTAGCGAAGAGGAAGTGGTTTCtgtgttgaaaaaggatCATGAGGTATTacaatttttgtaa
- a CDS encoding Tem1 protein (protein similar to S. cerevisiae Tem1p, which is a GTPase involved in termination of the M phase the cell cycle), giving the protein MDEEQDQNNQVALKIGLIGDSQIGKTSLMVKYVEGSFDEDYIQTLGVNFMDKRIQIRNTTIMFSIWDLGGQKEFINMLPLVSNDAVAILFMFDLTRKSTLNSIKEWYRQVRGFNKTAIPFLIGTKYDQFIDLSFQDQIEITQQAKKFGAAMKAPVIFCSTSHSINVQKIFKIILSKAFDLKLNLDEIVNVGEPILIFK; this is encoded by the exons ATGGACGAGGAACAAGACCAAAACAACCA AGTCGCATTGAAAATAGGCTTAATTGGAGATTCCCAAATAGGTAAAACTTCGTTAATGGTGAAATATGTCGAGGGTTcctttgatgaagattatATACAAACACTTGGTGTCAATTTCATGGATAAACGAATACAAATAAGAAATACCACAATCATGTTTTCCATATGGGATCTTGGAGGGCAAAAagaatttatcaatatgCTACCGCTAGTCTCAAATGATGCGGTTGCAATTTTATTTATGTTTGATCTCACACGAAAATCGACTCTTAATTCAATTAAAGAATGGTATCGACAAGTAAGGGGGTTCAATAAGACGGCCATTCCGTTCCTCATTGGCACAAAATATGATCAATTTATAGATTTATCATTTCAagaccaaattgaaatcacaCAACAAGCTAAAAAGTTCGGAGCAGCAATGAAGGCGCCTGTTATTTTCTGCTCAACCAGTCATTCAATAAACGTACAGAAAATTTTTAAGATTATCTTATCAAAagcatttgatttgaagttgaatttggatgaaattgtcaatgtGGGAGAGCCTatattgattttcaaataa
- a CDS encoding Rps1 ribosomal protein 10 of the 40S subunit (elicits a host antibody response during), with protein sequence MAVGKNKRLSKGKKGLKKKVVDPFTRKDWFDIKAPTTFENRNVGKTLINRSTGLKNAADGLKGRVFEVCLADLQGSEDHSYRKIKLRVDEVQGKNLLTNFHGLDFTSDKIRSLVRKWQSLVEANVTVKTADDYVLRVFAIAFTKRQPNQIKKTTYAQSSKLREIRKKMIEIMQREVSNCTLAQLTSKLIPEVIGREIEKSTQTIFPLQNVHIRKVKLLKQPKFDLGSLLALHGEGSTEEKGKKVSGGFKDVVLESV encoded by the coding sequence ATGGCAGTAGGTAAAAATAAGAGACTTTCTAAAGGAAAGAAGggattgaaaaagaaggtCGTAGACCCATTCACCAGAAAAGATTGGTTTGACATCAAAGCTCCAAccacttttgaaaacagaAATGTTGGTAAGACTTTAATCAACAGATCCActggtttgaaaaatgcTGCCGATGGATTGAAAGGAAGGGTTTTCGAAGTCTGTTTAGCCGATTTACAAGGTTCTGAAGACCACTCTTACAGaaagatcaaattgagagttgatgaagttcAAGgtaaaaatttgttgaccAACTTCCATGGTTTGGACTTTACTTCAGACAAAATAAGATCATTGGTTAGAAAATGGCAATCATTGGTTGAAGCCAACGTCACTGTCAAGACTGCTGATGACTACGTTTTGAGAGTATTTGCCATTGCCTTCACCAAGAGACAAccaaaccaaatcaaaaagacCACTTACGCTCAATCATCTAAATTAAGAGAAATCAGAAAAAAGATGATTGAAATCATGCAAAGAGAAGTTTCCAACTGTACTTTGGCTCAATTGACCTCCAAATTGATTCCAGAAGTTATTGGTcgtgaaattgaaaaatcaaccCAAACCATCTTCCCATTGCAAAATGTTCACATCAGAAAAGTCaaattattgaaacaaccaaaattCGATTTGGGTTCATTGTTGGCTTTACACGGTGAAGGTTCAACTGAAGAGAAAGGTAAGAAGGTTTCAGGTGGTTTCAAGGATGTTGTTTTGGAATCAGTTTAA
- a CDS encoding lipid-binding protein (predicted role in calcium-dependent phospholipid-binding): MIQSQDRTDPVKNGEPAFAGEQTGKDQFAEQKKSINKKGHPGGDSKSSKEKYGNTENDYHPGFGGNKDDVKEYNKKVQTGPEQQVNSASTQPKPIPSQHPHGKVHVRDQLTFSWQRVGGWDVDVDTDKKKLLKNAKTVEGYIIDHFYGDWYWNTSLMLGTCLFAWLVARLGGGILSLGLVLLFTNSIYRGEFRRFNRNIRDDMKRVKADNRLVNQLETMEWMNSFLDKFWVIYMPALSEQVMFQANEILKDQAPGFGIEKLSLDEFTLGSKAPRVDSIKSYPQSRHDVIEMDWAFSFAPNDTDDMTKNEIKRKIDPKVALGVTVGKAFISKSLPILVEDMTFTGRMKVKLKLSLNFPHVKIVSIQFLEPPNIDYVLKPIGGDTLGLDIMSFIPGLSKFVNGIIHSTLRPMLYAPNSLDINVEELLEGQSNDSIGVVAVYIKSCKNLKTGQTTKANSINPYVQIKVSNNGDIDERTKVKKQVNDPVFLEHKYILVNQLEGNFFNFNVFHLLEDQADDQLIGNCEFPMGEFLQEENQVGIVKNIMEGGKVVGKLELDMKYFPTMQPMELDDGTKEVITDSEVGIMKITLHEARDLDISKSVIGLLNPYAEIYVNNELVKTCRKLRQTNEPSWEQSFESLITQQTETSIQVLVRDTVDNGIVANLEANLQDLVFESGRGQSWITCPALSENLPPPQIRVSAGWKPLAVDEDTSSKVITPAPVGGIRIHLRGAKGLKNLESVGYVDPYVRLIMNGKLRGKTVTFAETVNPQWNAVYFLPVLNPHSHYLLEIMDAEPEGKDRSLGTAAINAADFLRKNDEGYYLGYDGADEIIEQPVLFEGEPCGTLFYSVSFFPTINAYSLSELHNLDAYEEQKRLKEKREEEQYKKDEETFKKNPGEYEWIETEEDAMAEPPKIKLKLADAVKYRAGDMAVHLLGGKFHKNDVYVQTIFDEHAYPSGVSPKVENRRLATKSIGETFIRDLPNSKLIFRITKKVEVTHQKDILVEQTFDTIDLYEKSFKKPITLHLGPKDTIEVQLEYIPSIAKLAPLDTILDVGICKLEIIGAKNIPSVDSNGKSDPLCMVKLDGVEIFKTDKKRRTLDPLWNEAVDFPMISRSRQVLLLEVYDWDLTHDLELLGIANLDLSSIPALTTTPFTVNLDTQGTLDLRATFFPEYVRPPVESKEAIPVDLSMVHQTSMKAVGNVTDFATGAVGTGLGAGADAISKGDKFFKGLRGKRKSKKDDDSASKADDDRSVAPSHTTGSERSGVKSDKSTQQKQENGEGQEEGGEEDIPEEEKEFREAQDAEISSVIAAPNIREEPLPPPQKPILGHNRNVSSATEASSFAASVHGEDAIPGRLTIVEARGYSNPTLDVKAVLKTTTKEKALLKTRSAKHDKSTNSYKWSESVPFKSAPTGQLILTVRQPHTFGKSETVAEAVVNLSHYINVNENIPIPTGHGEIVINLKYFT, from the exons ATGATCCAAAGTCAA GATCGTACTGACCCTGTAAAGAATGGTGAGCCTGCATTTGCTGGTGAACAAACTGGCAAAGACCAATTCGCTGAGCAAAAGAAGagtatcaacaaaaaaggtCACCCTGGAGGGGATTCCAAAAGCTCGAAAGAAAAGTATGGCAATACTGAAAATGATTATCATCCCGGTTTTGGCGGAAATAAAGATGACGTCAAGGAGTACAATAAGAAAGTGCAAACAGGGCCAGAACAGCAAGTAAATTCGGCATCTACTCAGCCAAAGCCCATCCCATCGCAACACCCTCATGGAAAGGTTCATGTAAGAGATCAATTAACATTCTCTTGGCAAAGAGTCGGAGGTTGGGATGTCGATGTGGACACAgacaagaagaagttgttgaagaatgcCAAAACAGTTGAAGGATATATAATTGACCACTTTTATGGTGATTGGTATTGGAATACATCTCTTATGTTGGGAACATGCCTTTTTGCATGGTTGGTTGCCAGGTTAGGAGGAGGAATATTATCATTGGGACTTGTTTTGTTatttacaaattcaatCTATCGTGGAGAATTCAGAAGGTTCAATCGTAATATTAGAGACGACATGAAGAGAGTTAAGGCTGACAATAGGCTAGTTAACCAATTAGAAACTATGGAATGGATGAACTCGTTTTTAGATAAATTTTGGGTTATCTACATGCCTGCTTTATCTGAACAAGTCATGTTCCAAGCCAATGAGATCCTTAAAGATCAGGCACCTGGATTcggtattgaaaaattgtcGTTGGATGAATTTACATTGGGTTCTAAAGCTCCTCGTGTTGACTCAATAAAGTCATATCCACAAAGTCGCCACGATGTTATTGAAATGGATTGGGCATTCTCCTTTGCTCCAAATGATACTGATGACATGACTAAGAATGAAATCAAGAGAAAGATTGACCCAAAAGTTGCTCTAGGTGTCACTGTTGGTAAAGCATTTATTTCAAAGTCTTTGCCCATTTTGGTTGAGGATATGACGTTTACTGGTAGAATGAAGGTTAAATTGAAGCTTTCGTTAAATTTTCCTCATGTTAAGATTGTTtctattcaatttttggaACCACCAAATATTGATTATGTTTTGAAGCCTATTGGAGGTGATACTTTGGGTCTCGACATTATGTCATTTATCCCAGGGTTGTCCAAATTCGTGAATGGTATTATCCACTCTACCTTGAGACCTATGCTTTATGCTCCAAACTCACTTGATATCAATGTCGAAGAACTATTGGAAGGTCAATCTAACGACTCCATAGGTGTTGTTGCTGTATACATCAAGTCATGCAAGAATTTAAAAACAGGACAAACCACCAAAGCCAATAGCATCAACCCATATGTACAAATCAAGGTTTCTAACAATGGTGATATTGACGAGAGAACTAAGGTTAAGAAGCAGGTTAATGATCCAGTGTTCTTGGAACACAAATACATATTGGTCAACCAATTAGAGGGtaacttcttcaactttaacGTGTTCCACTTGTTAGAGGATCAAGCAGATGATCAGTTGATTGGTAACTGTGAGTTCCCAATGGGAGAATTCTTACAAGAAGAGAATCAAGTAGGTATTGTTAAGAACATCATGGAAGGGggaaaagttgttggaaAGTTAGAATTGGATATGAAGTATTTTCCAACGATGCAACCAATGGAGCTTGACGACGGTACTAAGGAGGTTATTACTGATTCTGAGGTTGGTATAATGAAGATTACCTTACATGAGGCAAGAGATTTagatatttcaaaatctgtCATTGGTTTGTTGAATCCATATGCAGAGATCTATGTTAACAACGAATTGGTGAAGACATGCCGTAAATTGAGACAAACTAATGAACCATCGTGGGAGCaatcatttgaaagtttAATTACTCAACAGACTGAAACTTCCATTCAAGTTCTTGTACGTGACACTGTCGATAATGGTATCGTTGCCAATTTGGAAGCAAATTTGCAAGACCTTGTGTTTGAAAGTGGAAGGGGACAACTGTGGATTACATGCCCTGCCCTTTCTGAAAATTTGCCCCCTCCTCAGATTCGTGTTAGTGCAGGCTGGAAACCTTTGGCGGTTGATGAGGATACCAGCTCCAAGGTGATTACCCCTGCTCCTGTTGGTGGTATCAGAATCCACTTGAGAGGAGCCAAAGGATTGAAGAATTTAGAATCTGTTGGATATGTTGATCCATACGTGAGGTTGATTATGAATGGTAAGTTGAGAGGTAAAACAGTGACCTTTGCTGAAACAGTCAATCCTCAATGGAATGCAGTTTACTTTTTGCCGGTACTAAACCCCCACCTGCACTACTTGTTGGAGATCATGGATGCTGAACCAGAAGGTAAGGATAGATCATTGGGTACCGCCGCAATTAATGCTGCTGACTTTTTACGAAAGAATGATGAAGGTTACTATCTTGGTTACGATGGTGCAGATGAAATCATTGAGCAGCCCGTTTTGTTTGAAGGAGAACCATGTGGAACTCTCTTCTATTCTGTTTCCTTTTTCCCAACCATCAATGCTTATTCTCTATCTGAATTGCACAATTTGGATGCATATGAGGAGcagaaaagattgaaggAGAAGCGAGAAGAGGAACAGTACAAGAAGGATGAAGAGACATTTAAAAAGAACCCTGGTGAGTACGAATGGATCGAAACCGAGGAAGATGCAATGGCTGAGCCTCCGAAGATTAAACTTAAATTGGCTGATGCTGTTAAATACAGGGCTGGGGATATGGCAGTACATCTTCTTGGTGGAAAGTTCCATAAAAATGATGTGTACGTGCAAACTATTTTTGACGAACATGCTTATCCTTCAGGTGTGTCACCAAAGGTTGAAAACAGAAGGTTAGCTACCAAGTCAATTGGGGAAACATTTATCAGAGATTTAcccaattccaaattgattttcagAATCACTAAGAAGGTGGAGGTGACCCATCAAAAAGATATTTTAGTTGAGCAAACCtttgatacaattgatCTTTATGAAAAGTCGTTTAAAAAGCCAATCACTCTTCATCTTGGACCAAAGGATACTATCGAAGTCCAACTCGAATATATACCATCAATTGCTAAGTTGGCACCATTGGATACTATCTTGGATGTCGGTATTtgcaaattggaaattatTGGAGCCAAGAATATACCATCAGTTGACTCCAATGGTAAATCAGATCCTTTGTGTATGGTCAAATTGGATGGGGTTgagattttcaaaactgaCAAGAAACGTAGGACTTTGGACCCACTTTGGAATGAGGCAGTCGATTTCCCAATGATTTCGAGATCTAGACAAGTGTTGCTTCTTGAAGTGTACGATTGGGATCTTACGCATGACTTGGAATTATTGGGTATAGCAAATCTCGATTTGTCCAGCATTCCTGCATTGACAACCACACCGTTCACAGTTAATTTGGATACACAAGGAACACTTGACTTGAGAGCTACGTTCTTCCCTGAATATGTTAGACCACCCGTTGAATCAAAGGAAGCTATTCCTGTTGATCTTAGTATGGTACATCAAACTTCGATGAAGGCAGTTGGCAATGTCACTGATTTTGCTACTGGAGCTGTTGGTACAGGACTCGGTGCTGGTGCTGATGCAATAAGCAAAGGTGACAAGTTCTTCAAAGGACTCAGAGGTAAgagaaaatcaaagaagGATGATGATCTGGCTAGTAAAGCCGATGATGATAGGTCTGTTGCTCCTAGTCATACCACAGGCAGTGAACGAAGCGGAGTCAAGAGCGATAAATCAACGCAACAGAAGCAAGAAAATGGCGAAGGTCAGGAGGAAGGTGGTGAAGAAGACATTCCAGAGGAAGAAAAGGAATTCAGAGAAGCTCAAGACGCTGAGATATCTAGTGTTATTGCCGCACCAAACATTCGTGAGGAACCATTACCTCCACCACAAAAGCCTATCCTTGGACATAATAGGAACGTTAGTAGTGCAACAGAAGCTTCAAGTTTTGCTGCCAGTGTACACGGCGAAGATGCCATCCCTGGTAGACTCACAATTGTGGAGGCCAGGGGCTACTCTAATCCAACATTGGATGTCAAGGCTGtgttgaaaacaacaactaaGGAGAAAGCATTGCTCAAAACCAGGAGTGCTAAACATGATAAGAGTACAAATTCTTACAAATGGAGTGAAAGTGTACCTTTCAAATCTGCCCCTACAGGGCAGTTGATCCTCACTGTAAGACAGCCACATACTTTCGGAAAGAGTGAGACTGTAGCCGAAGCGGTGGTCAATTTGAGTCATTACATCAATGTTAACGAGAACATACCAATTCCTACTGGTCATGGTGAGATtgttatcaatttgaagtACTTCACTTAG
- a CDS encoding Rpl6 protein (protein similar to S. cerevisiae ribosomal subunit, Rpl6p) — MSSAAPKWYQSQDAAVPKQTRKTSRPQKLRASLVPGTVLILLAGRFRGKRVVYLKNLEDNTLLVSGPFKVNGVPLRRVNARYVIATSTKVNVEGVDVSKFNVEYFAREQKPKSKKSEAEFFEEAPAKKEIKSERVADQKTVDAALLSEIKKTPLLKQYLAASFSLKNGDRPHLLKF; from the exons atgaGTTCAGCA GCACCAAAGTGGTATCAATCTCAAGACGCTGCCGTCCCAAAGCAAACTAGAAAGACTTCTCGTCCACAAAAATTGCGTGCCTCATTAGTTCCAGGTACCGTTTTAATCTTGTTGGCCGGAAGATTCAGAGGTAAGAGAGTCGTATACTTGAAGAACTTGGAAGACAACACTTTGTTGGTCTCAGGCCCATTCAAAGTTAACGGTGTCCCATTGAGAAGAGTTAACGCTAGATACGTTATTGCTACTTCCACCAAGGTAAACGTTGAAGGTGTCGATGTTTCTAAATTCAACGTTGAATACTTTGCTAGAGaacaaaaaccaaaatccAAGAAATCAGAAGCTGAATTCTTTGAAGAAGCTCCAGCCAAGAAGGAAATTAAGTCCGAAAGAGTTGCTGACCAAAAGACTGTTGATGCTGCTTTATTGTCAGAAATCAAGAAGACcccattgttgaaacaataCTTGGCCGCTTCTTTCTCATTAAAGAACGGTGACAGACCAcacttgttgaaattttaa
- a CDS encoding peptidyl-prolyl cis-trans isomerase has translation MSQLTPIATYNLALKPFQPLPAIEEDFPVTIRLTLASLDPEAEDDKAEPSTLRILKKAAFDEDEEDEEDDYDEEDEEDELDEEEEVTVKSNGSKNDIEVDEKVEEDDEDEEEEDDEEESDGDDEDDLDDDIAEFVVCTLSPKHQYQQTLDLTITPDEEVYFVVTGSYPIHLTGNYIEHPADESDEDEEEYGEYDDEYDLSPDEDEIIHGIDFNEAYDEDEDDEDDEDDEYDREESAEPGKIQEIKDEEEAKANGEQTNKKRAASEEESKKSKKAKKNAAKKEEKKSVQFSEELEQGPTGSTLAKDKKEKKSAESDKASKDKKYPTKTLLGGVITEDRKVGSGPTAKSGNKVGIRYIGKLKNGKVFDKNTSGKPFSFKLGKGECIKGFDLGVTGMSVGGERRVIIPAKMGYGSQALPGIPANSELTFDIKLVSLK, from the coding sequence ATGTCACAATTAACACCTATTGCTACTTATAACTTGGCCCTTAAGCCATTCCAACCACTTCCTGCCATTGAGGAGGACTTTCCCGTAACCATTAGGCTTACTTTGGCCTCATTGGACCCAGAGGCAGAAGATGATAAAGCAGAACCTTCTACCTTgagaattttgaaaaaggcAGCATTTGATGAGGAcgaagaagacgaagaagatgacTATGACGAGGAAgatgaggaagatgaattagatgaagaagaagaggttACTGTAAAATCGAATGGTTCAAAAAATGACATAGAGGTTGACGAAAAAGTCGAAGAGGATGACGaggatgaggaagaagaagatgatgaagaggagaGCGATGGGGACGATGAGGACGATTTAGACGATGACATTGctgaatttgttgtttgtacTTTGTCCCCAAAACACCAATACCAACAAACACTTGATCTTACAATCACTCCGGATGAGGAGGTTTACTTTGTTGTCACCGGTTCTTACCCAATTCACTTGACTGGTAACTATATTGAGCACCCGGCTGAtgaaagtgatgaagatgaagaagaatacGGTGAATACGATGACGAATATGACTTGTCAccagatgaagatgaaatcATTCATGGAATTGACTTCAACGAAGCTTACgatgaggatgaagatgatgaagatgatgaagatgatgaatatgacAGAGAGGAATCAGCAGAGCCTGGAAAAATACAAGAAATAaaggatgaagaagaagcaaagGCAAATGGTGAACAAACTAATAAAAAAAGAGCAGCATCTGAAGAggaatcaaaaaaatcCAAGAAGGCCAAAAAGAATGCTGcaaagaaggaagaaaaaaagtcTGTCCAATTTTCTGAAGAATTAGAGCAGGGCCCTACGGGATCCACCTTGGCCAAAGAcaagaaggagaaaaagaGTGCAGAGTCAGATAAAGCTTCCAAAGATAAGAAGTACCCAACAAAGACATTGTTAGGAGGTGTCATAACTGAGGACAGAAAAGTTGGCTCTGGTCCAACTGCAAAGTCCGGAAACAAGGTTGGTATCAGATACATTGGtaagttgaaaaatggtaAGGTGTTCGACAAAAACACTTCAGGCAAACCATTCAGCTTTAAATTGGGTAAAGGTGAGTGTATCAAAGGATTTGATCTTGGAGTTACAGGTATGAGTGTTGGAGGTGAAAGGAGAGTCATTATTCCAGCCAAGATGGGATATGGATCTCAAGCCTTGCCAGGAATCCCAGCCAACTCCGAGTTGACTTTTGATATAAAATTAGTTTCTTTAAAGTAG